From the bacterium genome, the window GATGGCAAACAAATTATCTACTCCTGCGATGAAAGCGGCACATTTTCACTTTACCTGATGGACAGCAACGGCGCGAACCGCACACGCTTGACCTATCCGCTCTCGAATGAACGCGATGCCCGGGCTCAAATTTCACCCGACGGTTCAACAGTTGTCTTTAACCGCCAGATTGGCCGCACTATCGGAGTCTTTCTGCTGCAACTGAAATAAACCGGACGATTCTCCTTCACTTTTTGACCCCCTGCTTAGTCTGTACTTGGCAGGGGGTTTTGCCTGTGACCGAATCGGGAATGGAACTGTTGAAAGCCGCAGTTGAATTGTGTACATTGTGACAATTCACGTGAGGGACCTTCTGCAACGCAGATAGAGTCTTTAATATTCCATGAATAGTAATATTTCACGTTCCGCAACAGTCGTCCTGGTGGTCTTGGCAGGTGCGCTTACCGGCTTCGCTCTTTGGAATCTTGTCTCTGTTCCCTACGACAACCCGACCGGGACATTTGGACCGTTGGCAAAAGCACACTTCAGCCAGCGCACGAATACCTTACGTTATATTGTCTTCTTAATCGCGATACTTTCCTGCATGACGCTTGCGGCGGCGGTTAAGCTGATTCGGGAAGGATTTCTGGCACAAGGAGCACACACTCCTCAATCAAGTCATGCGCCAGGTCTTGCGTCGAAGAATCGTCTGTATGCTGTGCTTGCGTGTCTTGTCCTTGCTCTGGCCGCTCATTATCACTATCTGGAAAGCAGCCCCGGCGGAACTGGTCCGACGATGGACCACTATCACCACGGATTGGTCGCGGCGACCGTGGTTGCCGCGGAACATGGTCTTGAACCGTACATTGACTTCTATCCGACGAGAGGCATACTCGTGGACGTCACAAAATCCACGGCGGCTTTCGCGTTGTTTGGCAGATCCGAGTCGTCACTGATTATTATGGACTCTCTGCTCCATGTTTTCGCGTACTGCACAATCGCTTTCCTGTTCCTTGTAATATTCAACACGAACTATCTTGCGGCGGCGCTTTGTGCTTCGCTGCTGCTTTGCTTCACAGTTGCAGGCTATGTACTCCCGTCACGATTCGCAGAGCGCGACGCCGTCTACGCGTTACTCGCGGCTCTGTTCTTCCTGCTGCCGCGAACCAAATCAACCCGCAGTTTGGGTGTCGTTTCCTTTTTGCTGGCATTTCTGCCGCCGTTTGCGTATGCGGTAGCCCTCGACAAAGGCATTATTTCAACAGCGATTTATGCCATCGCGTTTCCCGTTATATTGGCACTCTTGCTGCAAAATCGGCTGCAGCGGTTCACCTTTCTTCTGTCCTCATTTGCGGGTGCCTCGGCAGGCATTCTCACAGTAGGGTGGCTCATCAATTGGCACTACAGCCCGTTTCTGTCCTACGTATTTCGGGACATTCTCGCGTACCGGGGCTATGTTGAGGGCCTGCAATACTTGATAACCACGGATAATTTGCGGGCGACACTCTACAGGATGTATGCGCTGTTGATACAAGCCTCCGTTGCCGCATGGATTTTTTATCAGCTGCTGCAGGCTGAAACCGGATCGAATCGCGGATTCTGGGACAACTTGAAGGAGTTCATCCGCGACAGATTTTCAGACATCATGTTCGCATTGCTTGCGCTGACGGCATTTCTCTATGCGTTGAATCACTCAGATCGAGCGCACATTGCCACAGGCGCATCGTGGTCAACCATATTCTTGCTGTACGTCGTCGTTAAATACCATTTGCCTCGGCTCAAAAACTATCGACTGACACGTCCCTTCGAAATTGGGCTGACTGCAATCGCCGCCTTTGTTGGCACGGCGATCTATGTGACGGCGTTGATGTTCGGGGGGGGCTTTACCAGAGCCTACCCGGTCGGATATTCTGACGATGATCTTCTGACGGACGAATACCGTGAGACATTGAGCTATTTGAAAACGGTTGTCAACGCCGAGAATCTGTTTGTCAGTTTGACCAACGAAGGGTCGTGGTACTACTTACTCGATCAACCATGCCCCGTTGTGTTTTCAGAGATCTGGCTTGCGTCATCGAGAAAATTTCAGGAACTGACTATTTCGCAGTTCGAAACCAAACCCATTGAATACGTCTTGTATCAAAACGACGCCGTGTGGAAAGACATTGGCGGAGTTTCGGTCAAAGAGCGGGTGCCTATGATCTTCCAATATGTCGATCAGAATTTCGTCCCGCACAAAACAATTGGCAGTCAACAAATTTGGGTTCACAAGTAGTGTTCTGCATCATTCACTCATACTAGATGAACCGGGGATCGCGTAAACTCATATTTTCATATACTTAAAAATAGCTCTCCATGACCAATCAAAGTAGCCTAACCCACCTGATGACTTGACCCCCCGCGAGAATATCCGTACATTATCCTCGAACCGGACTAAGGTCTTGCCCCCAAACACAGGGAAATGCTTAGCAGGCTACTCCTCGCCCTCCTCATAACCACCACAATTGCGCAGGCCAACTACAAGTTCGCCTCGCCTGTGGCCTCCATTGAGTCCACCGAACGCGGCGCGTTAGTCACCTGTACTGACGGCGTCACGCTCGAACTCAAATTCTTTACTCCCGAAATCGTTCGCATCACTGTGGTCCGCCCCGACGATCCCGAGTCTTTGCTTGGCGAGGCACTCGTGCTCGCTCCGGACTCAGGCGTGCTCCTGAACCGCACTGAGGAAAGCGACTACATCGAACTTTCGACCGGCAAATACACCGTGCGCCTGGACCGCGATTCGTTGCATCTGTCGTGGTACATACCAAGTGCCGGTGTCACATATTTAGCCGACGACCCCGCCATGGCCTACGGCTTCGACGGTAACGAAGTCCGCACGTGGAAGAAGCTTGCTCCCGGAGAAAAGTTCTTCGGCCTTGGCCTGAAGGGCGGAGGCCTCGACCGCCGCGGCCGCGAATTGGTCTTATGGAACAGCGATACTCCCGGCTATCAGGATTCCAGCGACCCGCTCTATCAATCCGTCCCCTTCTACATCGGCCTGCGCGACGGCATCGCCTACGGCGTCTTCTTCAACAACTCCTACAAAACTCGTTTCAATTTCGGCGCCGGTCAACAGCGCTATTCATCTTTCGCCGCCGAAGATGGCCCGATGGATTACTTTGTCATCTTCGGCCCCACGATCAAAGAAGTCGTCACACGCTTCACCGACCTCACGGGTAAAATGATTCTCCCGCCGCTCTGGTCACTCGGCTATCAACAGTGCCGCTGGAGCTACTATCCCGAATCCGAAGTCCGCACACTCGCCCAGACCTTTCGCGACAAAGATATTCCTTGTGATGTCATCTACCTCGATATTCATCACATGGACGGCTATCGCGTCTTCACCTTCGACAGCACGCGCTTTCCCGATCCCGAAAAACTCTTCAGTGATTTAGGCAAAGACGGCTTCAAAGTCATTCCCATCATAGACCCCGGCGTTAAAGCCGACTGGGAATATTTCATGGCCTCCGAAGGATTAGCAGGCGGTCACTTTGTTAAATTCCCCGACCACTCCGTTCACATCGGTGAAGTCTGGCCAGGTCAAAGCTATTTCCCTGATTACTCCAATCCCAAAACCCGCGCGTGGTGGGGCAAACACGTCGCGCAATTCCGCAAACGGGGTGTGCGCGGATTCTGGAACGACATGAACGAACCCGCCTGTTGGGGACAAGCATTTCCGTTGGAGACAATCTTTAACGACAACGGACTGAACTCGTCGCACAAGAAAATGCATAACCTCTACGCGTTGCACATGGCCCAGGCAACGTACGAAGGTTTGCTGAAGGAATTTCCCAACGAACGCCCGTTCATTCTCACGCGCGCGGGATTCGCCGGTATGCAGCGCTACGCCGCCGCGTGGACAGGTGACAACGTTGCAAGTGAAGACCATCTCGAACTCGGCATTCGCCTGATGCTCTCAATGGGCCTATCCGGTCAACCCAATATCGGCATGGACATCGGAGGCTTCATGGGCACACCGTCTCCCGAACTCTTTGTCCGCTGGATGCAAGTCGGTGCCGTCTCGCCATTCTGCCGAACTCATTCGCACTTCGGCTCCAACGACAAAGAACCATGGTCTTTCGGCGAGAACAACGAAGCCATCGCCCGCAAGTTCATCAAGTTCCGCTACGAGTTATTGCCAACGCTTTACACTCTCTTCCAGCAAGCAAGCGTAACAGGCGAACCCATCTGGCGCCCGATGTTCTACGAATTCCAAAACGATCCCAAATGTTACGACTGGGCCTATCAACAGCAATTCATGCTCGGCGAAAACATTCTCGTCGCCCCCGTCACCCGCGTTGGCCAATACACCAAAAAAGTCTATCTCCCCGAAGGCCGCTGGCTCGACTGGAACACAAAAAGAGTGTACGACGGCAACCAGGAGATCATCGTGGATGCGCATTTGGATTGGCTCCCCATGTTCTTGCGGGATGGAGCGGTGATCGCTCGTCGCGAAGCACAAGATTACTCTGATCAGTCTCCGATGAAGGAATTGACACTCGACATCTACACCTATGGTCGTCGCTCGCACTCCCAGTTTCAGCACTACGAAGATGACGGCACAAGCGTCGCGTATCAGGACAGCGCTTTCAACCGCACCGACTACAACGCCGGAAATGCGGAGGGCTTCCATCAGCTTTTTCGATACAAACATACCGCAAACTACAGTGCGCCGGATAGCAAATTAACGATTCGCTGGTGGGATGTTGTCAAGACACCGACTGATATCATGCTCAACGATAAACCGATAGAATTAACGGACGCGCGCCTGTTATACGATCCGGACCGGAAGCTCTTCGAGATATCGCTTCCATCCGCGCACCAATTCAATAAGCTCGAATTCATGAGCCAAAGCCAGCAACTTTATTACATGAAATAGAGCGCTGTGATCTGCTGCGCTTTGTCATCCTGCATGCCCTTGCAAGGGAAGGCCGCCGCGCTGAAGGATCTACCCGAGCAGATTCACACCGTTAGCATCGAAGGATTCTCGCGGCGGCACCCGCTGCGGGTGCCCCGTTCCCAAGCAAGCACGGCAATGTAAACCGCATTGTCACCCTGAAGGCTGTCGCGGCTTAATATAATCTACCCAAGCAGATTCAATCCGCCAGCATCGCATGTGTTCTGCTTCTGCTTTCCTATTTTCTATTTCCTATTTCAAATTTTCCTCCCATGAACCTCTCCGCCCTTGACCTCATCATCATCGCCGCCTATTTCGCGGCGGTGTTTGCCGTCGGCTTCTACGTCGCGCGTCGCCGCAAGAACGATGCGGCAGGTTACTTCCTCGCGGGACGGGACGTGGGCTGGTTTGCCATCGGAGCCTCACTCTTCGCCACGAACATCTCCAGTGAGCACTTCGTCGGACTTGCAGGCTCCGGCGCGGCAGGCGGCCTCGCCGTCGGTCACTTCGAGTGGCTTGCATGTTTAATTGTGCTTCTGCTAGGTTGGGTCTTTGCGCCGTTCTATCTGAGATCGCAAGTTTACACCATGCCCGAATTTCTCGAGCGGCGTTACGATGCGAAGAGCCGCTGGTATTTGACGGGCGTGAGCATTGTCGCCTACGTGTTGACCAAAGTCTCCGTCACGCTCTTCGCCGGAGCATTGCTGCTGCACGAATTGCTCGGTTGGGATGTTTACACGTCGGCAATCGCGTTGGTCGTCACTACAGGCATTTACACCGTCATCGGCGGATTGACCGCAGTCATCTACACGGAACTGATTCAAGCGATTATTCTCATTCTCGGTGCGTTGACACTCACAATTATCGGATTGGGTGAAGTCGGCGGCTGGGGAGAACTTGTCGCCAAAACTCCTCCCGAATTCTGGAGTATGTTCAAAGCCATGGATCATCCTGAGTTTCCGTGGACAGGCATTATCTTTGGCGCACCCATTCTCGGTATCTGGTATTGGTGTACGGATCAATACATTGTGCAGCGCGTCCTGAGCGCGCGCGGCATCGAGCAAGCCCGCAGCGGAGCAATCTTCGCAGGCTATTTGAAAATACTTCCAGTCTTCATTCTCGTCGTTCCCGGCATGATCGCCTATGTCCTCTATCCCGAAGCAAGCGGCAACAGCGCGTACCCCACGCTCGTCTCGCGGCTGCTTCCTGAAGGATTAAAAGGCGTGGTAGTCGCCAGTTTGCTCGCTGCGCTGATGTCCTCTCTCGCGTCATGCTTCAATAGTTCATCCACGCTCTTCACCTACGACGTATACAAAAAACTGAAGCCCGACA encodes:
- a CDS encoding DUF5110 domain-containing protein — its product is MLSRLLLALLITTTIAQANYKFASPVASIESTERGALVTCTDGVTLELKFFTPEIVRITVVRPDDPESLLGEALVLAPDSGVLLNRTEESDYIELSTGKYTVRLDRDSLHLSWYIPSAGVTYLADDPAMAYGFDGNEVRTWKKLAPGEKFFGLGLKGGGLDRRGRELVLWNSDTPGYQDSSDPLYQSVPFYIGLRDGIAYGVFFNNSYKTRFNFGAGQQRYSSFAAEDGPMDYFVIFGPTIKEVVTRFTDLTGKMILPPLWSLGYQQCRWSYYPESEVRTLAQTFRDKDIPCDVIYLDIHHMDGYRVFTFDSTRFPDPEKLFSDLGKDGFKVIPIIDPGVKADWEYFMASEGLAGGHFVKFPDHSVHIGEVWPGQSYFPDYSNPKTRAWWGKHVAQFRKRGVRGFWNDMNEPACWGQAFPLETIFNDNGLNSSHKKMHNLYALHMAQATYEGLLKEFPNERPFILTRAGFAGMQRYAAAWTGDNVASEDHLELGIRLMLSMGLSGQPNIGMDIGGFMGTPSPELFVRWMQVGAVSPFCRTHSHFGSNDKEPWSFGENNEAIARKFIKFRYELLPTLYTLFQQASVTGEPIWRPMFYEFQNDPKCYDWAYQQQFMLGENILVAPVTRVGQYTKKVYLPEGRWLDWNTKRVYDGNQEIIVDAHLDWLPMFLRDGAVIARREAQDYSDQSPMKELTLDIYTYGRRSHSQFQHYEDDGTSVAYQDSAFNRTDYNAGNAEGFHQLFRYKHTANYSAPDSKLTIRWWDVVKTPTDIMLNDKPIELTDARLLYDPDRKLFEISLPSAHQFNKLEFMSQSQQLYYMK
- a CDS encoding sodium/solute symporter (Members of the Solute:Sodium Symporter (SSS), TC 2.A.21 as described in tcdb.org, catalyze solute:Na+ symport. Known solutes for members of the family include sugars, amino acids, nucleosides, inositols, vitamins, urea or anions, depending on the system.), translating into MNLSALDLIIIAAYFAAVFAVGFYVARRRKNDAAGYFLAGRDVGWFAIGASLFATNISSEHFVGLAGSGAAGGLAVGHFEWLACLIVLLLGWVFAPFYLRSQVYTMPEFLERRYDAKSRWYLTGVSIVAYVLTKVSVTLFAGALLLHELLGWDVYTSAIALVVTTGIYTVIGGLTAVIYTELIQAIILILGALTLTIIGLGEVGGWGELVAKTPPEFWSMFKAMDHPEFPWTGIIFGAPILGIWYWCTDQYIVQRVLSARGIEQARSGAIFAGYLKILPVFILVVPGMIAYVLYPEASGNSAYPTLVSRLLPEGLKGVVVASLLAALMSSLASCFNSSSTLFTYDVYKKLKPDIDDKTLVRVGRIATAVVVLLGILWVPFINLISSQLYVYMQSVQAYISPPIAAVFLFGLLWSRGNGSGSIAALLTGLVLGATRLIGEIMHKQSPLDSGLLATMVEMNFLHFATFLFIICSLVLVAVSLSTPAPSAASLNGLTFKHTPRSSREIGDPAAHKRNIQLSILLIAIVLVLWGLFF